A stretch of the Synechocystis sp. PCC 7338 genome encodes the following:
- a CDS encoding rhomboid family intramembrane serine protease, with translation MSQSPQTPLRATLQSQFSIIVSFLAVFWLLEILDAFVFRGSLDQFGIYPRSLEGLRGILFAPFLHADFGHLIANSVPFVILAWLVMLQEVSDFWIVTVITMLVGGLGVWLIAPPNTVTVGASILIFGYLGFLLLRGWFQKNLASIVLSIIVLVLYGSALWGLLPGRPGVSWQGHLFGFIGGAIAAWLIAREKHYYGKN, from the coding sequence ATGAGCCAAAGTCCCCAAACTCCATTGCGGGCCACCCTGCAAAGTCAGTTCTCGATTATTGTCAGTTTCTTAGCCGTTTTTTGGCTCCTAGAAATCTTGGATGCGTTTGTTTTTCGGGGTAGCCTGGACCAATTTGGCATTTACCCCCGCTCCTTGGAAGGTCTGAGGGGAATCCTATTTGCCCCCTTTCTCCATGCCGACTTTGGTCATTTAATTGCTAATAGCGTTCCCTTTGTCATTTTGGCTTGGTTGGTGATGCTCCAGGAAGTGAGCGACTTTTGGATTGTGACCGTTATCACCATGCTGGTGGGAGGCTTGGGGGTCTGGTTGATCGCGCCCCCTAACACTGTCACCGTCGGAGCCAGCATTCTGATTTTTGGTTACCTGGGATTTTTATTATTGCGGGGTTGGTTCCAAAAAAATCTGGCTTCTATTGTCCTGTCCATTATTGTCCTAGTGCTCTACGGCAGTGCTCTCTGGGGCTTACTACCCGGTCGGCCGGGGGTTTCTTGGCAAGGCCACTTATTCGGCTTCATCGGTGGGGCGATCGCCGCTTGGTTAATTGCCAGGGAAAAACACTACTACGGCAA